A genomic window from Mycetohabitans rhizoxinica HKI 454 includes:
- a CDS encoding NAD-dependent protein deacetylase, with protein MPKPRRIGQGAYRPVADAAHGCRQTMLLCQETKTFISEDPAESCNGVDPARPGHTLAEPDDVQPGLRALAGFVLAHPRLFVLTGAGISTASGIPDYRDANGERKGRAPIMLQAFLRSPTARRRYWARSALGWKVLAQAKPSAAHHALARLEALGHVEQLVTQNVDGLHRRAGQAGTIELHGNIGRAICMSCGRMHARAAIQQRLEADNPALQTLSANAAPDGDADLESIDFDTIRVPVCDHCQGMLKPDVVFFGEGVPRERVDTAQAALTRADAVLVVGSSLMVYSGYRFCVQAARAGKPIAAINLGRTRADPLLALKVTLPCDQALLSLLAALPSANLRKPT; from the coding sequence GCTGCTTTGTCAGGAGACGAAAACGTTCATATCCGAAGATCCAGCCGAAAGCTGCAACGGCGTCGATCCGGCTCGGCCGGGGCACACGCTGGCCGAACCGGACGATGTGCAACCGGGCCTGCGCGCGCTGGCCGGCTTCGTGCTAGCGCATCCTCGCCTATTCGTGCTGACGGGCGCCGGCATCAGTACCGCCTCGGGCATTCCTGACTATCGCGATGCGAACGGCGAACGTAAGGGCCGTGCACCCATTATGCTGCAAGCGTTCCTTCGCTCGCCGACGGCGCGCCGCCGCTACTGGGCCCGCAGCGCGCTCGGCTGGAAAGTGCTGGCCCAGGCCAAGCCAAGCGCCGCGCACCATGCGCTGGCGCGACTCGAGGCACTGGGTCACGTCGAGCAGCTTGTCACGCAAAACGTCGACGGCCTGCATCGTCGCGCCGGACAAGCCGGCACAATCGAGCTTCACGGCAACATTGGCCGTGCCATCTGCATGAGCTGCGGCCGCATGCATGCGCGTGCGGCCATCCAGCAGCGGCTCGAAGCGGACAATCCGGCGTTGCAAACGCTGTCGGCCAACGCAGCGCCCGATGGCGACGCCGATCTCGAGTCGATCGACTTCGATACGATCCGAGTGCCGGTGTGTGACCATTGCCAAGGCATGCTGAAACCGGACGTGGTGTTCTTTGGCGAGGGCGTGCCGCGCGAGCGTGTCGACACGGCGCAGGCCGCGCTCACGCGCGCCGATGCAGTGCTTGTCGTCGGCTCGTCGCTGATGGTCTACTCGGGCTATCGCTTCTGCGTGCAAGCGGCACGGGCCGGCAAGCCGATTGCCGCGATCAACCTCGGGCGCACGCGTGCCGATCCGCTGCTCGCGCTGAAGGTCACGCTGCCATGCGACCAGGCGCTGCTGTCATTGCTCGCCGCCCTGCCGTCTGCCAACCTGCGTAAACCCACGTAA
- a CDS encoding GNAT family N-acetyltransferase yields MIRLAVPADFSVLLSIERRAGERLRGHVAFPVFAAHGLTQDELADGVRQRRLWVVEYDDRIVIGYLLGGELDGGFHIRQMDVDPAYGRRGHGRALLRHACMVGRAEGYRQALLTTLRDVRWNAPFYRSEGFAELPIALQGEQMRAVLTHEQALGFPMHLRVAMAKPLGD; encoded by the coding sequence ATGATTCGTCTTGCCGTCCCGGCGGATTTTTCTGTGCTGTTGTCGATAGAGCGTCGCGCCGGCGAGCGGCTGCGTGGGCATGTCGCGTTCCCGGTGTTTGCTGCGCACGGATTGACTCAGGATGAGCTTGCCGACGGGGTACGGCAACGCAGGCTATGGGTGGTGGAGTACGACGATCGGATCGTGATCGGCTATTTGCTCGGCGGGGAACTCGATGGTGGATTCCATATTCGTCAAATGGACGTCGACCCTGCCTACGGCCGCCGTGGCCATGGCCGCGCATTGCTGCGGCATGCATGCATGGTCGGGCGCGCCGAGGGCTACCGGCAAGCCCTACTGACGACCTTGCGGGACGTGCGCTGGAATGCGCCGTTCTACCGCAGCGAGGGTTTCGCCGAGTTGCCGATCGCGCTGCAGGGCGAGCAGATGCGCGCGGTGCTCACGCATGAACAGGCGCTGGGCTTTCCGATGCATTTGCGTGTCGCGATGGCCAAGCCGCTGGGCGACTGA